The genomic DNA CACCGGCAAGGCCGCGCAGGTGCTGCGCCGCAAGGGCATCGACCGGGCGGCGACGCTGCATTCGCTGATCTACGCGCCGCGGCAGGACGACGACACCGGCGAGCTGTTCTTCGCCCGCAAGTCGGAGGGCAAGTTCGCCGAGGCCGACCTGATCGTCTGCGACGAGGGCTCGATGGTCGGGGACGACGTGGCGGGCGACCTGCTGCGCTCCGGCAAGAAGATCCTGATGATCGCCGACGACTACCAGCTCCCCCCGGTGACCGGCCAGGGCACCCTGACCAAGGGCGAACCGGATTTCCGGCTGGTCGAGCCGCACCGCACGGCGCGGGAGAGCCCGGTGATCCGGCTCGCCCATCTGCTGCGCCGGCAGGAGTTGCCGCGCCGCTTCGGCACCGCCGGGAACGCCCATGTCCTGCCGCTGAACCGGGTGACCGAGCCGCTGGCCCTGCGGGTGGATACCCAGACCATCTGCGGCACCCACCGTGTGCGCACCGACTTCACCCGCCGCATCCGCACCCGCCACGGCTTCGACACGGTGATGCCCCAGGCCGGCGAGCGGGTGATCTGCCGCCGCAACGACCGCGAGGAGGGGCTGTTCAACGGCATGATCGGCACGCTGACCCGCCCGGCGGCGGAGGGGCGGGGCCGCCAGGACGGGCTGTGGTCGCTCGGCGTCCATATGGAGGACGAGGTGAAGCCCCGCAGCAAGCTGATGGTCCATCCCTGGATGTTCCAGGCCCACTACAGCGGCGAGACCAAGGCGCCGCGGGTGGAACGTGACGTGCAGCAGTTCGATTGGGCCTGGATGATCACCTGCCATTCCGCCCAGGGGTCGGAGTTTCCTTCGGTCACCGTGCTCGACGACTCCGCCGCCTTCCGCGAGCACAAGTGGCGCTGGCTCTACACCGCCGTCACCCGCTCGCAGGACGAGCTGTTCCTGCTGCTGCGCAACGCCGATCTCGGCGGAAACTGGCGGATGCCCGACCTCGACGCGTGATGGTGCAGCCCTCTCCCCCCCAGGGAGAGGGAGGGAACCCGCGCCGTAGGCGTGGGGAGGGTGAGGGGGACCGGTGCGCCACAGGCGCACCGTCAAGTGGCATGCTGCCCCTTGGCAATCCCCTGGCGTGGGCTTGACGCGCACGCGGCCCCCTCACCCTGCCCCTCTCCCCGGAGGGGAGAGGGAATTTTACCCGTGATTACCGAACGGAAGGCTCACGCCGCGGCGACGCGTTCCAGCTTGGCGGGGAGGCCCTGGCGCACCGCCGTTCCGGCGATGGGGTCGACCCAGACCGAGGCGCCCGGACGGGTCGGATCGTGCAGGCCGAGGTCGTTGATGTTCACCCCCGCCCCGATCTCCGGCACCACCGGCTGGCTGTGGCCGCCGATGACGTGCGGCCGCGCGCCGAACTCCTTATGGCCGAAGCCGTGCTCGACGGCGAGCACGCCGGGCATCACGCCGTGCCGGACGATGGCGGTCGCCAGCTCCGACCCGCCCGGCGTGGCGATGCGGATGCGGTCGCCGGTTGCGATGCCCAGCCGCCGCGCATCCTCCGCGTTGATGCCCACCGGATTCTCAGGGTGCAGGTGGCGCAGGCGGCTGGCCGCGATGGTGTAGGCGCTGACCAGCACCGATTTCGAGCTGATGAGCTGGAAGGGCCAGTCCTCTACCCTGTGGACCTGCCGCATCGGCGTGCCGTCGGCGAAGGCCGGGGGCGTCCAGGCGGCGGTGCCGGTCCAGCGCCTGCCGGTGACGCTGCTCTTCGCCGCGCCGACCGCCTCGTTGTAGACCAGCAGCCCGTCCTTGAAGCGGTGGGTGGCCCTGTCGCCCTCGAAGCCCTCCGCCTGGTTCTGGTAACGCCCGCCGCGCGCCAGGATGAAGGCGACCTTGCGCCACTCCTCCTCCTTCAGCACCGCCTGGAGCGCCGGCAGGACGCGGGCGACGCCGGACAGGGCAATGTCCTCGTCCGTGGCGTCGGGGACCGGCTGCTTGCCCAGCCACGCGATGTTGGCGCCACCGCGCAGATACCAATCCTCCGGCCGTTCCAGCGGATAAGTGTTCCCGTCCATGTCGGCGATGGCGTCCGGGCCGAAGCCGGGCAGGCCCAGCCGCTTCGCCAGCGCGATCAGGAAGGTCTCCATCTGGACGTGCCGGCCCTCCGGCAGCGGCTCGGTGCGCGGAGCCACCACCGGCCAGCGCGCCGTCGAGGTCTTGGTCGGCACGCCCGCCCAGGGCGCCGCCCAGCCCCAGGTCTCGTACAGCACGGTGTCGGGAATGATGTAGTCGGCGAAGGCCGTGGATTCGTTGATGAAGGGGTCGATGGCGACGATCAGCGGCAGCGCCTTCGGGTCGCGCAGCGTCGCCTCCACCTGGGCGCGGACGCCGGGGATGCCGTAGAGCGGGTTGCTGTTCCACAGGAACAGGGCCTTCAGCGGGTAGGGGTAACCGTCCACCACGCCGCTGGTCAGATACTCGGTGGTGAGCTGCGGGGCGTTGGGGTACCAGGGCGCCTTGGCCGGATAGGGCTTGCCGGCCTCCTTCTT from Azospirillum brasilense includes the following:
- a CDS encoding ATP-dependent DNA helicase, which produces MPSTTDTPTDEQFRAIQAIDAWYADPAAPQMFWLAGEAGTGKTKTTVFALDHLQDRRNLENFVVGAPTGKAAQVLRRKGIDRAATLHSLIYAPRQDDDTGELFFARKSEGKFAEADLIVCDEGSMVGDDVAGDLLRSGKKILMIADDYQLPPVTGQGTLTKGEPDFRLVEPHRTARESPVIRLAHLLRRQELPRRFGTAGNAHVLPLNRVTEPLALRVDTQTICGTHRVRTDFTRRIRTRHGFDTVMPQAGERVICRRNDREEGLFNGMIGTLTRPAAEGRGRQDGLWSLGVHMEDEVKPRSKLMVHPWMFQAHYSGETKAPRVERDVQQFDWAWMITCHSAQGSEFPSVTVLDDSAAFREHKWRWLYTAVTRSQDELFLLLRNADLGGNWRMPDLDA